In the Hermetia illucens chromosome 1, iHerIll2.2.curated.20191125, whole genome shotgun sequence genome, aaatggcatatatctccgcctggaatatggtcgtcatttttccgacgggtcgggccagttctataatcggattctccgagaatacCCCTGCGCCTGATTCTAATTActaatccgtcggtgaagattattaggtctgtaatctgaaaagattcatggccacttgttgaccattcttctcttttggtgattatgacagtgtatgtcttttcaaaggcgaatctggaagccatatgatcggtcggcatcagggctaccggatgtttttcaaggaatttccagatagacgcatgactgtttgattggccgcctttccacgccccaatagtatcgagcctatatgcgtcgttgactgctttccgtttcacctccaagtgaaggggggtaaatttaggatagcttcaagtgctgcagtcggcgtagtactcattgctccagtaatattaggtaaccaagtctctgaatctgcgttcaGTCTTGGTCACCAGATGATACATGCatacaaaatgggttttattagggatgtatacatccagtatatccgtttgggtgaaagtccccaggtcttacctatcgcattcctacagcaccagagcaatctgcaggatttctgatattgttcctggatatgatgcttccacgttaacttggagccgaaatgtactcctaagtacttactTGTTTAGAAGTAGTTTATATCGCCTTGCTACGATGGCTTGCAATATCATCCACAATAGGTGGAATTTTACCGGGGTGCCCCGCTTCGTTTGCTGCTTGTCTTCGTTTGCACTAAGAATTTCAAGAAAAGAAGCGAAATTCGTGATCGCTTGTTTAAAAGAGGAAAAAGGCCTGCAAATTGGTATATGGGTTGGGGTTTCAGGAGCTGGGGAAAATGATCGAAAAGTGgatgaattttttgaaaacgTTCCTTTTTGCTCGGCGTCCGCTAGACTGCTCTTCTCCCGGTAAAGGGGTTCTATTGCGTCGCGTTCTCAGCTCCTTACGTTAATTCATCCGCCTGTAGGTTTTGGTAGATAGTCAATTTTTGTAACGTTCTTTTGAGACGTGGCGACAACTTCATTCGCATCAGAGGCACTTTTGATGGCTGCTCAATACTGGTTGCTAGGCCACAAATTTCTAACCCTTCTCGTAGCCTTTTACGCCAAGCGGAGAATCCTTTGACGGTATTCGCAAAGACTAACTCAATAGACTTCATTTAGTAGcgtttatttgattttgtttgcaatatttgaaaaaaaattcgaatgAATTGAGATGAACTATTAGCACACAATGAACCGCCGCCTGCTACGtaggaaattgataaaaataGCTGATTAATCGATATCAATTCAATTACTCAAAACGTTTTCAATAGAATAGTCATTATAgcgtctttttcttctttccagGTCAATAGCACCGTCATGCGAATATCTGCGACAGATCTCGACGATGGCGATAATAGTATTGTCCGTTATAGAATTGTTCCCGATCGCGATTATGAATATTTTAGAATTGATGAACAGCACGGTCTCATTTACTTAAACCGGACAATCGATAGACAACCGGGTCGACAATACGTGATAAATGTTCATGCCTTCAATATCATTCAAGACTATCCTCAGGATGCACAAACCGAAGTACGAATACGAATAGTCGAATCGAATAAAAAACCCCCAGAATTTACCAATATACATCCACCAAACGATGTAATCAGTATGCCAGAAGATTATCGTGATTTCTCAACGCCCATTGTGAAGATGGAGGCAAGGAGTAATGTTCCCGACAAACCTGAAGTGATTTTCGAATTGGTCACGGGCAGAACGGAACAGACGAATAATAAGAAAACATTTGTGTTCAATCAGATTGGAAACACGGCAGTAATTACATTGGGCCAAGCTTTAGATTACGAAGCAATCACAGAGTATACACTAACGATGAGTGTGAGGAATACATACGATCTCGTTGCCGAGCACATAATCAAAATTAAAGTGGAAGATGTAAACGACAACATTCCCTATTTCACAGAGTGGAAAAGCGGTGTTATTTCAGAAAATGAACCTATAGGAACCCCTGTGATGCAAGTGAGAGCTTTCGACATGGATGGAACGGAAGCCAACAACATCATTCATTTTGAGTTGGCCGACAATACTGAATATTTCGCTATCGATCCTCAAACGGGAAATATAACCGCATTGAAGGAATTCGATCGGGAAGAGCGTGACTTCTACAATGTTAAGGTGATTGCAAGTGATAACTCGCCATCGAGCTTGTATAATACAGGCGAACCTAATCGTGGAAACCAAGTGTTTCGTATACAAATCGCCGATAAGAACGATCATAAACCTCATTTCCGGCAAGATGAGTATATTGCTGATAAGCTTCCCGAAAATGCGAACATCAATTCTGTAGTGATTGAAGTCAATGCCATAGACGAGGATAACGAAGCTCAGATTGCGTATACCATAGAAGAAGGCAACGTCGGTGAAGCTTTCAAGATTGAGCCTTTGACAGGAAAAATCACAGTAAATAAACCTTTAGATTACGAGACCATAACTGAGTACACTTTGAAAATTAAGGCGAATGACGGTATGTACGAAGATCATGCAACAGTAACAATTAGAATAGAGGATGTGAATGACAATCCTCCTGTTTTCAAAAGTAATTATAGCACCACCATCGAAGAAGAGAAGATATACGATGATTGCATTTTGATTATCGAAGCCTACGATCCAGACATAAAAGACCGCACTGCAGACCAAAAGCTCAATTATTCGGTTGTCAAGACTGAAATGCAAAGCTACCTAGACATCGATAAGGGCGGTTGTCTACGATTGAAAAAACCATTGGACAGAGACGAACCTTTTGGTcataaaaattggcaaattcTCATAGCTGCTAACGATGAAAATGGAAATGGCCTCAAGTCGGTTACAGATGTGACTATTTCTTTGAGTGATATCAACGACAATGCACCCTTCTTAACAACATCTATGCCCGTTATTTGGTCTGAAAATCGTGATCCTGGTGAGATTATTAAGTTACAAGCCCATGACTACGACGAAAGCCAGAACGGACCACCATTCACATATTCAATTTCGGAGAATGCACCACGTGACATTAAGGCCAAATTTGTCCTCGACAGTACCGGTCGCCTTAATGCCATAGTAACATTCGATAGAGAGGAACAGAAGGAGTATTTCATTCCCATTAATATTACAGACAGCGGATTTCCTGAGATGAGTAATGTGAGCTGGTTGCATCTGATAATTGGTGATGTTAATGACAATCCCATGAAAGATGGCTCCAGTAAGATTTTTGTGTACAATTACAAAGGCGAGGCGCCTGATACTGAAATAGGTCGAGTTTATGTTGATGACAAGGACGACTGGGATTGGGGTGATAAAGATTTCGTCTGGAATTCTGAAACATATAGCGAGCACTTTAGCCTGAATTCAAGTACAGGTTACATAACAATGTTGCAAGGCACACCCCCCGGTGAATATATCCTCAATTTCATTGTGACTGAACAATCCAACTTGATACCAAAGCATAGTGTGTCGGCGGATGTGACTGTAACTGTTAAGGAGATTCCAGAAGAAGCTGTTGATAAGAGTGGATCTATTCGATTCATCAATGTTACAGGTGAAGATTTCATCAAATTACCTCGAGATGCGGATCCAGGAATGCTCAACATGAAAGATCGACTCCAACGAATTTTAGCGAGATTGTTTAACACGTCAGTGGAGAATGTCGATGTATTCACCGTTTTCAATTACAATGCGTCTATCCTCGATGTTCGATTCTCAGCTCATGGTAGTCCCTACTACGAAGCTGAGAAACTGAACGGATTGGTTGCTCAGAATCAGAACGAACTAGAACGGCAGCTGGGAGTACAAATTCTTATAGTTAATATCGATGAATGCCTCATTGAAAAATACAAATGCGAAAGCTCGTGTACAAATATTTTACATAAATCAAATGTGCCTTTACTAGTTTATACGAATACTACGTCGTTTGTGGGAGTTAATGCATTTACGCAAGCGGAATGCGTGTGTTTGCCTCGGAGACGGAATGTCTGCTTGAATGGAGGTACTGCGAATGATGATGAGACATGTGAATGCATTGATGGATTCACAGGACCAAATTGCGAATTAGTTGCGATCGGATTCTATGGTCATGGATATGCGATGTATCCTCCAGTTAGTGCCTGTGATAACACAAAGATTGCAATGGAGCTATCGCCTAATATGGAGAACGGGTTGGTGATGTATATCGGCCCAATGAATTACAATGAGCATTTGCCATTAAGTGATTTCTTGTCCTTGGAACTAGTCGAAGGATTTCCAGTCCTTACCGTGGATTACGGAACAGGGGCTGTCCGAATAGAACACAAATATATCAAATTATCAACCGGGAAAACATATGCGATTGACATTCTTTTGCAGCGCTCGACTATCGAGATGACCGTGGATAATTGCAAATTGTCCACGTGCATGAGCTTAGGAGCGCCGCAAGGCCCCAACGAGTTTTTGAATGTCAATTCACCGCTTCAATTGGGCGGTACACCGGTCAATTTAGAAATGTTAGGCTTACAGTTGAATTGGACATATATCCCCCAAAGCAGTGGCTATTCAGGATGCGTCCGCAACCTGACAATAGACGGCTTTACATATAATTTGGGAAGACCTGCTCTCTCTAAATATGCTGATCCAGGATGTCAGAATGCAGTGGCCGTTGCTGTGTCATTTAATATAGGCAAAAATTTTCTCATACCCATTCTGATATGCATCATTTGCCTAATAATTTTGATCCTTGCATTCGTTGTACATAAACGGCAGCAAAGCGGGTGGTTAGAAAAAGATACGGACGATATTcgagaaaatataataaattacgAAGATGAAGGAGGGGGCGAACGGGATACCGACTACGATTTGAATGTTCTTCGAGCTCCTCCGCTCTATGAAGACAAGCCCTACAAAACGAATTTGCTCATGAAAGAGCCAAACGATGTGCCTGATATCGGCGGTTTCTTGGGCGACAAGAAAGATAGTTGCGATAAGGATCAAGGGGCATATCCTGTGGATGATGTGCGACACTACGCATATGAAGGAGATGGAAACAGCACTGGTAGCTTATCTAGTTTAGCATCGTGCACGGACGATGGTGATCTCGATTTCGATTATTTATCAAACTTTGGGCCGAGGTTTAGGAAATTAGCTGATATGTATGGCGAAGAGCCATCAGATACAGATTCgaatgttgatgatgatcaagGATGGAGAATATAATATTGAACGGACGGAATGTAATTAAAAgtgagtatttatttatttcaatagtCATGTTGTTTCGTGTTTCCGTAATGctttttccttcctttcttcaTTTCTAAATATGGGTTTGGGTGGTGTTTGTCTATTATCCCATGTGAGATTGCCATTAAAATTTGGAGTGGAAATTCATTTTAGGTTACTTTCACGCTATATCCACAGTGAAGACATGTGACttactttttaattttctaattACAACTTTGCCACCAAATCGATAAACTCCTTTGTATCATACTAACATAGACATTCGGTATTGAAGTAAACGTTGCATAATTGTACTTTAGATAGATAGCTGCTAACGTAACTAATTTTTGTCATTGTATTATTTTCTTGCAGGACGTTCTACGATTGATCTATTTGTGTGATAAGATTTTCGAATGAACTTCTCAACTGACTGTCTCCACTGTGGatataaaatttattgttttataatAAATGTTGTTAAAGAAGGcgtataaaataaatgaaatttttttatagaatataATTTAAGAACTGaaatatttgtgttttttttcttattgaGCGAGCCACATTTTGAGAGTTTTGATGTACCTAACACTAAAGTGTTTTGATAGTCGCATAGTAGCAGATACGCTGAAACCGGTTTTTCAGATCAAAATTCATCGATAACGATTTTGCCGAGTTGGGAAATTGTGTGGTGTTTGCTATTTTGGGAGTGAGCGTTTCCTTTTCAGATGTAGAATTTACCGAAAGTTATCGAGCCATTaggtaatgaaaaaaaatgaaatctaatTTGGCCCAAAGAACGTGGTGATATCATTGACAAGAGATTATCAATATGTATCGTTTGTGTACTTTGCTAACGACGCTGTTTCAATAGCTGATATTGATTATCAATTACAGTGATGCGCAAGTTTCTAAGCTCATCGCTTTAAATATGAGGTTGGCTGTGTAGTGAAGCGTTTAGCTGCTTGAGGGAAAGACGGTtatattttttaaggctttCGAGGAGTTGATGGAGGTTGCATGACTtcatatttgaataaaattgtttttacaaaaaaagtacCTAACAACTGAGTAAACTATGAATTTATATTTGCTTCTCTCAGTTCTTTGAGCTGTAACTTGTACTGGTTTCAACTGATTAGATATGCTACTGGGAATTTTCAATAGATTTTAGGGAATATTTATCCAGAATACATTTGTGAAGAAAGATGTTATACCAGACttcaaaattctaaaaaaatccGGAAAGGACATTACGAAGAATGGGCTTTACCACATACAAATGATGGAGAATGTAACTTTTACAATTGGTTAGTTGTCTGTCAAAATTGTAATtcagtggaaaatttgttgaagtTAATTGATTGAATAGAACTATTTTCCTTGAAATGTAATTTCAATTAGTGCCATAGTTCATGAGTTGTCGAGTAGTAATCATATGCTTGGAAACAATGCACTATTCAATGAGCTGCAACGTGCccactgatgactatatcatcattgcatttGCAttgcgaccttaatggtcatcgATTTTGCGAACGCCCATGAACTtttacttataaatacatggttcatcaaacgattgtctcatcttgctattttttatagtgggaacggtaaatcgactatattctcataagacgccaacacatgactgcaaagctgttccctatgaaaccatcacacctcaacatcgatgGTTGATTGTCGTTTTGCGAATCAAGCTTCGGATAAAGCAGCAATTGGTCCATcgagcattaaatggtggcgatttcgtgagaagaaatgatttctagCGATTACCACCCATTACGaatcgtgaagcaaagaaaatgaTCGCTTTCACCGGAGCggttcattacaaagatctgtacgataaactggacacccgggaaggcgagagagatttgtatcggcTTGCCAAAAATCGACAGGAACGCACATAGGATATCAAATACttgtgttgcgttaatgacaagaacggtactttgcttaccgaccgtcgagccgcgaaggatagatggcgagaatgtttcgagcggatttcaactgacgaatgtgttcatcctccactcccacaagcattgccgacatttggagtagttccacctgttagcgcaactgaagtcgaggacgcaataaagcgaatgaaatctgggaaaggAACACGACTTGACGGCACCTCATCTGAGCTCTGCAAAGCCAAGAGCTGGAAgccaacactgtagctcagtgaattcttcaatcgggttattgaggaaggtggaacatcatatgaatggcaagaaagtaccacagttccaatatggaaaaagcgaGATTGTCGAGCAGAATCTTTAGATTATTTCATTCTTGACCACCGTATTCGTGAATgattgaaataatcgtgaattaattatcatttgtcaagaactacggaactgctgacgcaatgCATGTTGCACTGTTGTTTACTCATTGAGGAGCATTGTCCTCTttgtattgcatttctggatctagagaaaccgTTTGACTGTGCACCATACAAaatcatttggtatgctctacgacaacacttagtgcgcaCGAGTTCTGCGCTGGGTTACTCTACCACGatgcgaaaagtaaagttcgggtgtattaaaaccgcttcgtgctgTTCATCAATGAAGCTTCGTCGGTGTTcgtcaaggaagtgccctctcaccatttcTCTTCGTTCTTGTTGTGGAAAcgatcacacgggacatccaatgtccagaTCCTTATATACTACttttgcagatgatgttttgctagcgtctaatagtaaaaatgatcttgaataacttgtccaaaaatggagtgatcgccTAATGCAACAcgttctcagattgaatctaaataaaactgaattttagatgaccgatccccatgaaacaggcactatcactgtcagcggcagtgactttCTCAGAgccgagcgatttaaatatctcgggtcaatgctatccaATACTCCATTATGAAATTAATTCACACCTCAGggtaacttggatgaagtggcgttgcaCAACCGATGTTCTCTCTCTCTCAAGGAACAtttcaatctaaaatttaccgcaatgacgTCGgccttgtcgctctctatggttctgagtgttggccaactatacaatgaacggcgtcttgtggtaatggagacgaaaatattaCGTTCGACTAGTGGCGAAATGAGGATTTTCGCGTTCGatgtggagttgcaccgattgtggaaaatttgcgagagagatatcttcgatggtatggtctcgTAATTCgagttaacgagaattcacttgccaagattggtctgaagatcgaATTCGGTGCTAAGCGACCAAGAGGCTGGCCGAAGcatcggtagcttgatacgctggaaggGGGTTTGAAGGCTCCTATCGCATCCACATCAGGCTTATGATAAAACAGAATGACGtggccgatcacgacgacctgaccccacttgtgaacgggacaaaggctgaagaaggagAAGATTTTCTTAGAACCATGTGTTCCAGTCTATATATAAAATCTCAATGCAAATATGAAGCAGTGCATTATTTCGCAGAAATAATTAAATCACCGGTTGTCAATTATTTCTGCGCAATAGTAGTAGTACAAAAGATCTTACATTTCTATAGCGTCCATATCCAAAAGGAATAAGATCTAGTTGACTGTAGAATCGCAAAAGCCGATTGTCCAACTTAAGGAACTAAGAGTTTTGATGATCTCTGCAGGCGTGTCCTTCATGCTGATTTATGGTGAGTGAAATGAGTGATGccgtcttttctcaaacacggCGATTACCAAATGGTTCTCGATTATGAGGAGGCAAGCGGAGGGCGGGAAATAAATACTAATACAATACAACTTTTGCAACTTAAATAACTGCTAACAACTTGGAAGAAATTATGTACTTTTTCATGTAACATGTCTAAAATATCGCTTTTTAAAAGAGCATTTattcatcatgattttttgctTTAGATAAGAACAATTCTGAACAAGttaaaagttgtagtcttctatcttcaaaGTTTTTTGTTCATCATGTATTTCCTCTTCCTTCCACTAATATGCAGTTTCGCAAGTCGTGCcgtaatctggatgaaggttgtTAATTTCGTGTCGGTCTTCTCACGATGTTAGAATCGTCAGAACAAAAAAGCAGTTGTAAGGATTTGAAAACTATAGTGCCTGAGGCATTCACTTCAACGTCACGAATCGCTTCTCCTAGGGTAAAGTTAAGATCCCTCAAATATGGATCCTTTTCGCAGATATTTAGTGTCGTCGAGTAATTCTGCTACTTTTATTTTGAACTCGCACATTGCTAAGCGTTAGTTTTGTCGAGGTACATTTTTTCTCTAATGACCGTGTAAGGTTTTATCCTAGCCATGCTATCATGCAAGGTGAATGCAGCGGATGACCGGATTTCGACAGTTTTCCCATTGCTTGCCTCagagaaaaatgtaaacggtCGCTAATTTTCCCGGAATgaaacctctttagtatgggttGATTATGCTCTGAGTGTATGGTGGCATCCGGCGTAGGAATAtgatggagaatatcttatatatggtccGCAGCGACGTGATGTCGCTATAATTGCTTCTCTAAGTGACATCTcttttcatatgaatggggcaGATAATACTGCGCTGCCAactatcaggcattgatttactGTTCCAAAGTTGGGGCATAAGTTAATGAACTTCTCAGTGTAGTTTTGGTCGTCTCTGTATTTATCGAGTTCGGTTGTAATTTCATCAGTCCCGGAcaacttatgattcttaagtcGAATTACAAGGACAGTATCTCCCGTTCCTGGTGGTTATAGCACTTATCTGCGTCCTTAGTACGTGATTTCGTCGGTATTCTGCTTGCTGGGCGATTCATCCAAATTCGCAACCCATTCGTGCAATATATTAATACAGGATGCCCCGTTGGCCATGATAGaatttttaatggtggatagcacTGCTCGTTTAAGGAAAATCGTTTCTTGGAATTgccactctatcttttaccgttacgGAGTTACACGGTTTTCatgaaatttcatataaatggatattttttcaattgcaaaggtcaCCGTCACTAGCTgttcaaatttgaaatgaatttcaagctcgaatttatatatatatatttcaaaatgcAATATTGTAACGGTACGGTGTAACTCCGTAACGATAAAAGATAGAATGGTCCTTCTCTCgaacaattttcctcaaacgagTGGttttatccaccattaaaatttctccATCGTCAACAATTCAGATGGTAACAAATGCCGAAgctcttcattttcatttatattaTCTCTAGATGATAAAGTAATTGACATATCCAGGTTGACCGTATTTTCTCCCCGTTTAATTTTAAGTGGGGCTGCGTTTTAATTTCTGTGGATACAGTTTGGATTTAGACTTGGAACTTTGTGGTTTTTATTGCGAATTTTGATCGTTGTTAGATGGTATTTCAAAATCAAGCATAATTTTGTAGAGAGTGctgctaataatattattatatgttTGCTTGAAGTTGACAAAGGGCCGGTGCACATCGATGTCGTAACCTCCGTATTTTTACAACACTGCTTTCGCTAAGAATTTCTTGGTTATTGCCGCTTATCCCCTTTTAAAGCCTCCTTGACATTCTCAAGTAATAAATATTTCGGTCGGTGCTTTATTGTTTTTATCAGTAAAGTGAAAACGAACACAATGAAATCATCGCATGCCATTCTTTTTCATATCTTCTtcgttttaaaattttatcattATTCCATCTACTTCGATTTTGTATACATAAACTCTTGCCAATCGGCACAGCTCGTCACAATTTTATATCTTGgttatgtttgtttttttatagATTGTCCATAGGTTTTTTTCATTAATAACTTTGTGACATTACACGTCAAATTATTGGTTACGCTTTCGAGAGGTTTAATATCTCATTGTTATTTCAACGTTGTTTTTAACTTGGACTTTTAATTTTGGCCTGAAGGAGTTCAACTAGTGTGAGGtagtttttggaattttttttttaaaaagcccctccaattttttgaaattttggggGTATATTTATGCATAAATAATGTGTAACTGGTGAACTGTTGGGAAAACCCCTAGGGAATTATACGCAATCTCCAGAGCCACGAAAAAAAATTCCCTCACTATGCAGTGACTGTGACATTCAGTAcgtaaaatcaaaaaaataaaaaagttcgtTAGGCATTGtgcaaaaaaattaacaaaatggtagatttaaaaaaaattgaaattttgcccAAAAATTTTATTGTACTTGACATggcaaaattacatttttcatcCAATCAAAAAACTGGAGGGTCATTGTATGGAGAAAGATATACCAAAAACGCTAAAGAAAACAAAGTCGATCGCGCGATATGTTATCGAGTTAGAAATGCAACAAAGTTGAAAAATATAGCTTTCAGAAAAACGCGATTAAAGATAAAAGTATCGATTTCATTGtcgataaatataatataaacaatatgCGAAAAAAATTCTCGCATTATTATAAGATTATGATTATTTACAAAGTCCGTAGGGCCCGAGCAATAAGTTAGGAACAGCCCTTCAGGAAGCTCACATCTATAACGGACTAGCAGCTACTCTTACAAAGCTAtaatttaaagaatttattttatttttaaaggtaTAAACtatcaaaaaatgcaaaaaaaatgatCGTTTAAAAATTTCACACTAGTTGTTCCTCTTAATTTGTAACTCTTAAGCCCACTAGCcactaaatttgtttttttttattgagatgAAGATCTTCAAAAGGTTAGCtccaatcggtttactgtttgtctgtcgcacgcatttttttcagaagcggttatagcgattaacaccaaatttggaggaaaagtaggaactgtgaacgctcacgcatacagttagctacatcattctacgtcgaatttagggggggtctctatacatgcaaaaggagggtgtacatttttttaccactaaatatagtcatgtgggatatcaaacgaaaggttttGGTTCGTATTGACtctaaaacccccttaagttcatcctagaatcataatgTAGGGCATTATATAGAGCATCATCCTACGTCCTATCctatgtttggtggaaatcgcactattattaacaaatgcaaattcaaggtgcaaaagtggatattctcacatgatATATACATAGATTACGgcgtttttaaaaaacaaatattatacacaaaacttttcatacttgtTTGGTGAGCTGGTAAAAAATTGCGATTCACAATGATTTGTTTAAATTTCTCCAGAAGTAGTCTTCCAAACAATTTGGCCGTAGTTGGGAGATCCGATTTTGTTGATTCTTTAACTGGTTTGTTGAGTTGATTGAAGGCATTTGGCTTTGTATTGTCCTGTTGTTATAGGGCTGCCATTTATACAGAATTCAGTGAGATTATAGTGAAATTAAATGAAtagaaaaacaaatcgggaaaccagaagctcggggctccaggtatgaaagattttatataatttttgtcccatttttacctagctcgtaatgcaTATGGGCTCGTAATGCATATGAAGACTATgcactttagcgtgatactggcattcaaagtcttagattgcaCTAAATTAGCACGAAAGGGACAAATTTGACTTGTTACAACTTTCTGGGTAGTATgcaaatcggatgggtagtatgcagggtacgaatgaggatagtccccaccaagtgctacaggtgtctggactatggacacacgtcagcagcttgcaagggtccggacaggaggacagcatgccggagatgcggccaagtgggtcatcaagcgaagacttgcaaggaaagcgagagttgcgttctctgcagggatcgtggcgcatctggcgaaagcgtcgcacacactgcgggctcgggacggtgtccgatctttagggcggaattggagagggctagggtgcgaacgccatgatccgcattttgcaaatttacatgccccggagtgcaaccgctcaccagttgctagcacagttcgctgcggaaataaatgctgatctagtgctgattagcgagcaataccgaaataaggacccgtcctcatggtatctcgacttatcgggcatcgctgccatctgggttcgggacgacgttcgacttcgtgttcttgccgaagcccggggggacggatttgtctggatccggtgtttagggataacgttttttagcgtttacctgacgcggAATGagtcggcgccggcttgatgctctggaggacgccgtttcgagcacggagggacgaatcctggttggcggtgattttaatgccagggctcttgaatggggcatgcctcaatcaga is a window encoding:
- the LOC119648694 gene encoding DE-cadherin; amino-acid sequence: MKTRLDSFLQVLLVVVILVVTVVRCQTTFEWNPRDNHKPHFRDCKDYKPSLKEEQQKNSFVIQVKAYDPDEGDTITYKILHFAQERPKFQIDPKSGVITTGHAFDRDEPIHEKEVYITVQATDDGRPRLDDVCTFKLTIEDINDNPPVFNKGRYDESMSEDTQVNSTVMRISATDLDDGDNSIVRYRIVPDRDYEYFRIDEQHGLIYLNRTIDRQPGRQYVINVHAFNIIQDYPQDAQTEVRIRIVESNKKPPEFTNIHPPNDVISMPEDYRDFSTPIVKMEARSNVPDKPEVIFELVTGRTEQTNNKKTFVFNQIGNTAVITLGQALDYEAITEYTLTMSVRNTYDLVAEHIIKIKVEDVNDNIPYFTEWKSGVISENEPIGTPVMQVRAFDMDGTEANNIIHFELADNTEYFAIDPQTGNITALKEFDREERDFYNVKVIASDNSPSSLYNTGEPNRGNQVFRIQIADKNDHKPHFRQDEYIADKLPENANINSVVIEVNAIDEDNEAQIAYTIEEGNVGEAFKIEPLTGKITVNKPLDYETITEYTLKIKANDGMYEDHATVTIRIEDVNDNPPVFKSNYSTTIEEEKIYDDCILIIEAYDPDIKDRTADQKLNYSVVKTEMQSYLDIDKGGCLRLKKPLDRDEPFGHKNWQILIAANDENGNGLKSVTDVTISLSDINDNAPFLTTSMPVIWSENRDPGEIIKLQAHDYDESQNGPPFTYSISENAPRDIKAKFVLDSTGRLNAIVTFDREEQKEYFIPINITDSGFPEMSNVSWLHLIIGDVNDNPMKDGSSKIFVYNYKGEAPDTEIGRVYVDDKDDWDWGDKDFVWNSETYSEHFSLNSSTGYITMLQGTPPGEYILNFIVTEQSNLIPKHSVSADVTVTVKEIPEEAVDKSGSIRFINVTGEDFIKLPRDADPGMLNMKDRLQRILARLFNTSVENVDVFTVFNYNASILDVRFSAHGSPYYEAEKLNGLVAQNQNELERQLGVQILIVNIDECLIEKYKCESSCTNILHKSNVPLLVYTNTTSFVGVNAFTQAECVCLPRRRNVCLNGGTANDDETCECIDGFTGPNCELVAIGFYGHGYAMYPPVSACDNTKIAMELSPNMENGLVMYIGPMNYNEHLPLSDFLSLELVEGFPVLTVDYGTGAVRIEHKYIKLSTGKTYAIDILLQRSTIEMTVDNCKLSTCMSLGAPQGPNEFLNVNSPLQLGGTPVNLEMLGLQLNWTYIPQSSGYSGCVRNLTIDGFTYNLGRPALSKYADPGCQNAVAVAVSFNIGKNFLIPILICIICLIILILAFVVHKRQQSGWLEKDTDDIRENIINYEDEGGGERDTDYDLNVLRAPPLYEDKPYKTNLLMKEPNDVPDIGGFLGDKKDSCDKDQGAYPVDDVRHYAYEGDGNSTGSLSSLASCTDDGDLDFDYLSNFGPRFRKLADMYGEEPSDTDSNVDDDQGWRI